GAATTAAACTTTTTGTACACCATCAATTTAGCTTTTTCGTTTTCCAAGAGACAAAAGGGCTGCATAGTTTGAATTAGGTCAAAGGCCACTAGTCCAGGACACCAGGAGAGTGGAAATGCCTCCAGTCATCCAAATTGTGCACCGCCACCACCCATGACTGTCCAACAGTAGTTGCAGTCTATGGCAGCGGTGATGACAAAACTGACACAGCAGAACCAGAAGTTAATTGAGGAGGTTAACAGACAATGTCAACAACATTGTGGAGAAAGGGGTCAAAATTTAGGAAATAAAGGTGTTGAAAACAGTGTTAAAGGAGACTAGTCTAAAGGTACTGTCATTTGTAGGGTGCCacatttggagagagagatggaccaAATAAAAAGAGCCATGGAAGAGATGAAGGATTCTATGAGGAGAGTAGGTCATGTGGATGATCTCGTCCATAAGATTGATTCCCGCTTTATTGTGTTCATCACTAGTCATCCCTTGCCTtccaagttcaaaatgcctACTCTGGACTCATATGATGGGACATGTGATCCTTGTGATCATATTCCCACGTTCAAGACGACTATGCATCTCCAATGTGTTCCAGACGAAATCATGTGTAAAGCCTTTCCTACCACATTGAAAGGACCAGCCAAAGTTTGGTTCGGAAAGTTACCACCAAACAACATAACTTTGTTCCAAGAGTTAAGTAAGTTATTTGTTGACAACTTTGTAGGTGGACAAAGGTAGAAACGTTCCTCGTCCAGTTTGTTAAACATAGAGCAAGGAGAGAACAAGAGTCTACGCTCATTTATCTGCCGTTTTAATAAGGAAGCTTTATTAGTGGAtgaaatggatgacaagatTCTCTTGGCAGCTTTCTACAATGGAGTCAGTTCAAACTTGCTCATTCATAAGCTATATGACCAGGAGCCATAGACGATGGCTAAGTTGATATATTCAGCCAAAGTTTCATGAACGCAGAAGACGATATTATTgccaagaagaaaaagaaaggtgaaTCACTAGAAAGTGGTTATGTGCACCATCCGGAGTAGAGTCCTCATCCAAAGAAAGCCAAAGTAGGGGAGAAAAGAGATCGGGACAACAAGAAGGCAGGGTTGTCCTCAGGAAGATACTTTAACTACACTCTCCTAAATACTCCTCTTGGTTAAgtgttgatgcagattaaagatgacCCATCCTTGAAGTGGTTCGAGAGGATaaaaggagatcctaacaagtaGAATAAAAGTATTGTCGTTTTTACCGAGACCATGGACATGATACGAACGAGTGTTgcgacttgaagcagcagattgaAGTTCTCATTTAGCAAgagaagctaaattttttttttgaatgagacCACAAGGACGAGAGGCAACCAATGAAAGGCAAAGTGGAAGAACTAGCACGTCAGCTGCTAGGGGAGATAAGGACCATTGTAAGGGGCACGACAATAGGAAGCTTGTCTATAGCTATGAAGACCTACATGCGAGTAGTTTAGAATGTTCAACTATCTGGACGACCACCAAGGATGATCAGAGAAGACGAGCCAGCCATTGTTTTCACGGATGAAGATGCAAGACAATTGCACCATCCTCATGACGATGCGATTGTCATCACTTTGGCGATTGCAAATTATACAACCAGAAGAGTGTTAATACACAACGAGATTttagcagacatcctttactatccaaCCTTTCAACAAATGAGGATTAACAAGGAGTTACTTCATCCAGTGAACATTCCAATGATTGGGTTTGAAGGAATGAAGGTTATACCAGTAGGTACGATCTCCTTACCAATTGTAGTTGGCTCTTACCCATGACAAATCAATAAGGaagtaaatttccttgttgtggATTGTTCGTCCTTATACAATGCCATTATTGGACGACCGACTTTGAACAGTTGGAGAGCCGCAACATCCACTTACcacttgtctgtcaagtttacAATAGAGTACGGTATTGAAGAAATACAAGGAGATCAGCTAGCTGCTAGAGAATGTTACTTAGCAATGCTTGCCATGGATGAGCAAATGCAGAAAATGAacattgaagaaagaagaatgttggctaaATCGATTGAGGTATTAGAAGATGTACCGCTAAAGGCGTCCAACCCAGAGAAGTTTACTAAGATTGGGACGAGTATGGAGGAGAAGACAAAGCAGGATCTTGTTAG
This genomic stretch from Castanea sativa cultivar Marrone di Chiusa Pesio chromosome 9, ASM4071231v1 harbors:
- the LOC142609095 gene encoding uncharacterized protein LOC142609095, encoding MIREDEPAIVFTDEDARQLHHPHDDAIVITLAIANYTTRRVLIHNEILADILYYPTFQQMRINKELLHPVNIPMIGFEGMKVIPEVNFLVVDCSSLYNAIIGRPTLNSWRAATSTYHLSVKFTIEYGIEEIQGDQLAARECYLAMLAMDEQMQKMNIEERRMLAKSIEVLEDVPLKASNPEKFTKIGTSMEEKTKQDLVRLIKRSMNVFSWSHVDMPEIDPSVITHLLNISPSYKPVRQKKRVFAPERDYAIKEEVHKLIIMEFICEVYYPDWLGNVVIVKKANGKWRMCVNFTDFNRACPKDSHPLLRIDQLVDATAGHQLLSFMDAFSGYNQIKMDEAD